A stretch of Acropora palmata chromosome 9, jaAcrPala1.3, whole genome shotgun sequence DNA encodes these proteins:
- the LOC141892480 gene encoding PI-PLC X domain-containing protein 3-like, which translates to MASGSGHSSSAGRELSSQFPAGSAFTDNDYSRWMENLPNEKQLCPLKELVIPGSHDSGTFYLDQDMEVGPDESSTIQALGSIFGKVAKSVVYSWSVTQSLSIYEQLLSGIRYLDLRVAYRAEDKHIRILHGLYGWTIDQILAEVNMFVAKFPKEIVILDFNHFYNMDSTAHASLADTLLSSFSEIFRAPGEDGANVTLQEMWGNEEKVIIFYHDYGVIDAYPCFWPPHLICSPWPNTADRKLLIDFLNKECKTPNFPADVIKVTQAVLTPQTSTVLQNLTSSLKDACALKCNCHVTGWLKALSDTKYHKFNIIIADFVEFGDFIPTVISFNYYF; encoded by the coding sequence atggcCTCCGGTTCCGGTCACTCCTCCTCGGCTGGACGCGAACTTTCTTCGCAATTTCCTGCTGGGTCTGCTTTCACTGACAATGATTACTCGCGATGGATGGAAAACTtgccaaacgaaaaacagctCTGTCCTCTGAAAGAATTGGTAATACCGGGATCGCATGATTCGGGGACATTTTATCTTGATCAAGACATGGAAGTCGGCCCAGACGAATCATCTACAATTCAAGCTTTGGGAAGCATCTTTGGCAAGGTGGCAAAATCTGTTGTTTACAGCTGGTCAGTGACACAGTCTCTGAGCATCTATGAGCAGCTGTTATCTGGAATCCGTTATTTGGATCTGCGAGTTGCTTATAGAGCCGAGGATAAACACATTCGGATATTACACGGTCTTTATGGATGGACGATTGATCAAATATTAGCAGAGGTGAACATGTTCGTGGCGAAATTCCCGAAAGAAATTGTAATTCTTGACTTCAATCATTTTTATAACATGGATTCAACCGCACATGCGAGTCTTGCAGATACTctgctttcttcttttagtgAAATTTTCCGAGCTCCTGGTGAAGACGGCGCCAACGTTACCCTTCAGGAAATGTGGGGTAACGAAGAAAAGGTGATCATTTTTTATCATGATTATGGCGTTATTGATGCTTATCCGTGCTTTTGGCCGCCACATTTGATCTGTTCCCCATGGCCGAACACAGCCGACAGGAAACTTTTGATTGACTTCTTAAACAAAGAATGCAAGACGCCAAATTTCCCAGCAGATGTCATCAAGGTCACCCAAGCAGTACTTACACCTCAAACATCCACTGTGCTACAAAACTTAACTAGTAGTTTGAAGGATGCTTGTGCATTGAAATGTAACTGTCACGTGACAGGATGGCTCAAAGCACTCAGTGACACCAAGTATCACAAGTTCAATATCATCATAGCTGACTTTGTGGAGTTTGGAGACTTCATACCAACTGTTATCAgcttcaattattatttctaa
- the LOC141892482 gene encoding MORN repeat-containing protein 4 homolog: protein MASGSESTRSSQEVVARQKFTYPVGDTYDGEWSNEGRKHGLGHLTLVNGTRYMGQFQNGFCHGHGVSRFPDGSVYEGEFQNGKYSGFGVFTRNDGMRYEGKFNNGGADGEGLITFPDGTNGRPRQEGHFIGNELVERKRVIESVKKAQHAAKIARGINI from the coding sequence ATGGCTTCTGGAAGTGAAAGTACTAGAAGTTCACAGGAAGTTGTTGCCAGACAGAAGTTCACTTACCCTGTTGGGGATACTTACGACGGAGAATGGAGTAATGAAGGAAGAAAGCACGGCCTAGGCCATCTAACATTGGTTAATGGTACAAGGTACATGGGACAATTTCAAAACGGGTTTTGCCATGGTCATGGAGTCTCAAGATTTCCCGATGGTTCTGTCTACGAaggtgaatttcaaaatggaaaatacaGTGGCTTCGGGGTTTTCACTCGCAATGATGGAATGCGATATGAGGGGAAATTTAATAATGGAGGAGCTGATGGCGAAGGTTTGATAACTTTTCCTGACGGAACTAATGGAAGACCTCGTCAAGAAGGACATTTCATTGGAAACGAACTTGTCGAGAGAAAACGAGTTATCGAGTCAGTTAAAAAAGCACAACATGCCGCAAAAATAGCTAGAGGCATCaacatttga